The following are encoded together in the uncultured Sphaerochaeta sp. genome:
- a CDS encoding FeoB-associated Cys-rich membrane protein: MTTIIANVVVAALIISLVAYAIAALTKQSKEESCASCSPKKGSACKGCQFADHCNKTIH; the protein is encoded by the coding sequence ATGACTACGATTATCGCTAATGTGGTTGTTGCAGCTTTGATCATCTCCCTGGTTGCATACGCTATTGCAGCCCTTACAAAACAGAGCAAGGAGGAGAGTTGTGCCTCTTGCTCACCAAAAAAAGGAAGTGCTTGCAAGGGGTGTCAGTTTGCTGACCACTGCAATAAAACTATTCATTAA
- a CDS encoding amino acid ABC transporter substrate-binding protein, with the protein MKRSIVVLLSLLLVSVSLFAAGTKEQAPGVDNSLQKIMDKGVLVMGLDDNFPPMGFRNEKGELVGFDVDLAKEAMKRLGVELKLQAIDWNAKEQELNTGNIDCIWNGFTITPERQEAMTFTPPYIHNAQVVVVRDDSPYTTLASLSGKTVGYQAGSSASNAIDDTPEFKQSVKSFVEFKENLTGLMDLEIGGIDALVVDVTVAEDNIKRSGKPFRILEEELAPEDYGIGFRKGEQKLADAVWQQLQAMAADGTLAKISTDWFGSDITVVAK; encoded by the coding sequence ATGAAACGAAGCATTGTTGTACTGTTGTCACTATTATTGGTTTCGGTCAGCCTTTTCGCTGCAGGGACCAAGGAACAAGCACCCGGTGTTGATAATTCCCTTCAGAAAATCATGGACAAGGGAGTACTTGTCATGGGTCTCGATGACAACTTCCCTCCTATGGGTTTCCGTAATGAGAAAGGGGAACTGGTGGGTTTTGATGTAGATTTGGCCAAGGAAGCTATGAAGCGCCTCGGTGTTGAGCTCAAGCTCCAGGCAATCGATTGGAATGCCAAGGAACAGGAACTGAATACCGGAAACATTGACTGTATCTGGAATGGTTTCACCATCACTCCTGAACGTCAGGAAGCCATGACATTTACCCCTCCCTATATCCACAATGCCCAGGTTGTTGTAGTGCGGGATGACAGCCCTTACACCACACTGGCCTCCCTCAGTGGAAAAACCGTGGGATACCAGGCTGGGTCATCAGCTTCAAATGCAATCGACGATACTCCCGAGTTCAAGCAGTCCGTAAAGAGCTTTGTTGAGTTCAAGGAAAACCTTACCGGTTTGATGGATCTTGAGATTGGTGGTATCGATGCATTGGTGGTTGATGTCACTGTTGCAGAAGACAACATCAAGCGCAGTGGAAAACCCTTCAGAATCCTCGAGGAGGAACTTGCTCCCGAAGACTATGGTATTGGATTCCGCAAGGGTGAGCAGAAGCTTGCAGACGCAGTATGGCAGCAACTTCAGGCAATGGCCGCCGATGGTACGCTTGCAAAAATCTCCACCGATTGGTTCGGTAGTGATATTACTGTTGTAGCAAAATAA
- a CDS encoding amino acid ABC transporter permease — translation MGNLLMQMLVATMTSLKIFGLTLLFSLPLGMLVAKGRMSKNPVISNVVNVYIMIMRGTPLILQLLFVYFAPYYIFGSSYDRFTAVIVGYTINYAAYFAEIYRGGIQSIPIGQYEASLVLGFSKAHTFTHVIAPQVVKRIIPAMGNEVITLVKDTALAQTIGVAELFRVAQNASAREFSTMPIFIAGVFYFLMNAVVSRSFDLLERKLNYYR, via the coding sequence ATGGGAAACCTCTTAATGCAGATGCTGGTTGCCACGATGACCAGTTTGAAGATATTCGGCCTTACCCTGCTATTCTCCCTCCCACTGGGTATGTTGGTTGCCAAAGGCAGGATGTCGAAAAACCCAGTCATTTCGAACGTGGTAAATGTGTACATCATGATCATGAGGGGCACTCCCTTGATCCTCCAACTCTTGTTTGTTTACTTTGCCCCCTACTACATCTTCGGATCTTCGTATGACCGTTTCACTGCTGTTATTGTTGGCTATACCATCAACTATGCAGCGTATTTTGCCGAGATCTACCGTGGGGGAATCCAATCGATCCCTATCGGGCAGTATGAGGCTTCCTTGGTTCTTGGCTTCTCGAAGGCTCACACGTTCACCCATGTGATTGCCCCTCAGGTAGTCAAACGAATTATCCCTGCAATGGGAAACGAGGTAATCACCCTGGTAAAAGATACTGCGCTTGCTCAGACTATCGGGGTTGCAGAACTGTTCAGGGTTGCCCAGAACGCCTCAGCTAGGGAGTTCTCGACCATGCCCATCTTCATTGCCGGAGTGTTTTACTTCTTGATGAATGCGGTAGTCTCCCGTTCATTCGACCTACTTGAGAGAAAGCTCAACTACTACCGCTAG
- a CDS encoding amino acid ABC transporter ATP-binding protein has translation MEIITVENLQKSFDGLGVLKGISFTLHEGEVLSIIGPSGSGKSTLLRCLTQLEPVDGGTINVCGQTMVSSTKEGAVSYSDKQTLRSVRLNLGLVFQNFNLFPHMSVMRNITEPQMHVLKRSKKEAEEVGRELLRKMGLEEKEKAYPNQLSGGQQQRVSIARALALNPTVLCFDEPTSALDPELTGEILRVIKDLAKEKMTMIVVTHEMAFARDISDRIIFMDDGLIVEEGNPEELFNNPKNPRTQKFLNRYE, from the coding sequence ATGGAAATCATAACCGTAGAAAACCTACAGAAATCATTCGATGGACTTGGGGTACTCAAGGGAATCTCATTCACCTTGCATGAAGGAGAAGTCCTCTCCATCATTGGACCTTCTGGTAGCGGAAAGAGCACCCTGCTTCGCTGTCTCACTCAGCTTGAGCCAGTCGATGGTGGCACGATCAATGTATGCGGACAGACCATGGTCTCATCAACCAAGGAAGGTGCTGTCTCCTACTCAGACAAGCAAACACTCCGCTCAGTACGTCTTAATCTTGGCCTTGTGTTCCAAAACTTCAACCTCTTCCCCCATATGAGTGTGATGAGAAACATTACAGAGCCCCAGATGCATGTGCTCAAGCGCAGCAAGAAGGAAGCAGAAGAGGTAGGGAGAGAGCTCTTGAGGAAAATGGGATTGGAAGAGAAGGAGAAGGCATACCCCAACCAACTCTCCGGCGGACAGCAACAGCGGGTATCCATCGCTCGTGCGTTGGCACTCAACCCCACTGTTTTATGTTTTGATGAACCCACCAGTGCACTCGACCCTGAACTGACTGGGGAAATTCTCCGTGTTATCAAAGATCTGGCAAAGGAAAAGATGACCATGATTGTGGTAACCCATGAGATGGCCTTTGCAAGGGACATTTCCGACCGTATCATCTTCATGGACGACGGCCTCATTGTAGAGGAAGGTAACCCGGAAGAGTTGTTCAATAATCCGAAAAACCCCAGGACTCAGAAGTTCCTCAACCGCTACGAGTAA
- a CDS encoding D-aminoacylase produces the protein MNRYHLRNAEIIDGSDSAPFWGDLLVESDMIQAILPPLSQVREGYTVIDCTDKILCPGFIDMHGHSDLEVLRNPPMQPKIGQGITTEVAGNCGIGVFPCQRGSTFLRELCGDVLGAYPEAGWKSFSAYTQHWRSGTNTAFLQAHSTLRRASMKGNVNRSATASEISKMSTFLRESLEAGCLGMSTGLYYAPCIFAEEKELLALLKVVAEYDRLFAVHMRCEGSDILDSLKEVLSLAERTGVRLEISHLKVIGRKNQHLVDEVLSLIDHARERGLDVQFDQYPYHFGSTSLFSLLPPSYLRLPREEVQSLLKDASVRMKIRSEIDHPEGWDSIAELCGWDQVSILSLEGNRQYEMMSLSEIAREQGSDPYEVFFDILQEAKGTALMMDVTQSEDSLKKILSHPLMCFGTDALYAGALSHPRSYQSTLHLLDRYGKQEAVLPLHSLIARMTGNPAKRLGLKDRGFIKTGYKADLVLLDWQHLAEHSDIKHPEITGDGISLVMVNGVVAYHDGKYHDSTSGSLLLYS, from the coding sequence ATGAATCGCTATCACCTTAGGAATGCTGAAATCATTGATGGATCCGATTCCGCCCCTTTTTGGGGCGATCTTCTTGTTGAATCAGATATGATTCAGGCAATCCTTCCCCCTCTATCCCAGGTAAGGGAGGGGTATACGGTAATTGACTGCACTGACAAGATCCTCTGCCCCGGATTCATCGATATGCATGGACATAGTGACCTTGAAGTACTGAGGAATCCTCCTATGCAACCCAAGATTGGACAAGGGATTACCACTGAGGTCGCCGGCAACTGCGGTATCGGGGTATTCCCCTGTCAGAGGGGAAGTACCTTTTTAAGAGAACTCTGTGGGGATGTCCTGGGAGCATATCCAGAGGCTGGGTGGAAATCCTTCTCAGCCTATACGCAGCATTGGAGAAGTGGAACCAATACGGCATTTCTGCAGGCCCACAGTACCCTTAGAAGGGCGAGTATGAAAGGAAATGTTAACAGGAGCGCAACAGCTTCTGAGATTTCCAAGATGTCCACCTTTCTCAGGGAGAGCCTGGAAGCAGGCTGTCTGGGTATGTCCACAGGCTTGTACTATGCGCCTTGTATATTCGCTGAAGAGAAGGAGTTGCTTGCTCTCCTAAAGGTAGTTGCTGAGTACGACAGACTTTTTGCAGTACATATGCGTTGCGAAGGAAGTGATATTCTTGATTCCCTCAAGGAAGTTCTTTCTCTCGCTGAACGTACAGGAGTGAGACTGGAGATCAGCCACCTCAAGGTGATTGGGAGAAAGAACCAGCACCTCGTGGATGAGGTGCTTTCCTTGATCGACCATGCCAGGGAGAGAGGTCTGGATGTTCAGTTTGACCAGTATCCCTATCACTTTGGTTCAACCAGCCTGTTCAGTCTCCTTCCTCCTTCCTATCTACGCTTGCCCCGCGAGGAGGTACAGTCCCTCCTAAAGGATGCTTCAGTCCGGATGAAAATACGGAGTGAGATAGACCATCCAGAGGGATGGGACTCCATCGCTGAACTTTGTGGATGGGATCAGGTGAGTATCCTTAGTCTGGAAGGTAATAGGCAGTATGAGATGATGAGCCTGAGTGAGATAGCTAGGGAGCAGGGTAGTGACCCGTACGAAGTTTTCTTTGATATTCTCCAGGAAGCAAAGGGAACAGCACTGATGATGGATGTTACCCAAAGTGAAGACTCACTCAAGAAAATCCTCTCTCATCCTCTCATGTGTTTTGGTACGGATGCCCTCTATGCCGGAGCGCTGAGTCATCCACGATCCTATCAGAGTACACTCCACCTGCTTGATAGATATGGAAAACAAGAAGCAGTGCTTCCTCTCCACTCCCTTATTGCAAGAATGACCGGAAATCCAGCAAAACGATTGGGATTAAAGGACAGGGGATTCATTAAAACTGGCTATAAAGCAGATTTGGTGCTTCTCGATTGGCAGCACCTGGCTGAACATAGTGATATCAAACATCCCGAGATTACCGGGGACGGTATTTCCCTGGTGATGGTCAATGGTGTAGTGGCTTACCATGATGGGAAGTATCACGACAGTACCAGTGGTTCCCTCCTACTTTACTCGTAG
- a CDS encoding FAD-dependent oxidoreductase gives MDRYDVVIVGSGPAGMGAAFTLRERRPDLKILILDREKVSTGGMRNDCKMNFTYPIGFPVEYWTEEAAEHYLKQVIDFLKPSFLEKQNIDIYQKRAERLGCSLLEIKQTHLGTDGGLKLIKELLARLETLGIDLALGEAMETVNAEKQFIVTEKREIGYKRLLIAPGRKGFHFLQDLMRSLDIPFIDNIVDIGVRVETRIEHYPIVRDYYDPKFYFPEKVRTFCTNSGNAHVVRERYATNRGDQWYSVNGHAFAPDSKHDNGLVNFAILKTVRFTAPLASGQAFAENLGLQAALMGGGQPLMQRVGDFRLGSRSKEASFSGDLYDFEPTLKTCCPGDISLAIPAKILRAIWKAMKNLDTIVPGVLHPSTIMYYPEIKLYANKPAYLDERFRVKEDIWFAGDGAGTSRGITGAWASGIRSAEGILDTL, from the coding sequence ATGGATCGATATGATGTTGTCATCGTTGGAAGCGGACCGGCAGGAATGGGTGCAGCCTTTACGCTGCGTGAGCGGCGGCCTGATCTGAAGATATTAATACTTGATCGGGAAAAGGTGTCTACTGGCGGTATGCGCAATGACTGCAAGATGAATTTCACCTACCCAATAGGGTTTCCTGTTGAATATTGGACTGAGGAAGCTGCAGAGCATTACTTGAAACAGGTTATCGACTTTCTCAAACCATCATTTCTTGAGAAACAGAACATCGACATCTACCAGAAGCGAGCGGAGCGACTCGGTTGTTCATTGCTGGAAATCAAACAGACACATCTTGGCACTGATGGCGGACTCAAGCTCATCAAGGAATTGCTTGCTCGTCTTGAAACGTTGGGGATCGATCTTGCTCTTGGAGAGGCAATGGAAACGGTGAATGCTGAAAAACAGTTCATCGTTACCGAGAAACGCGAGATTGGTTATAAGCGGTTGCTGATAGCACCGGGTAGAAAAGGATTCCATTTCCTCCAGGACCTGATGCGTTCACTCGATATTCCTTTCATCGACAATATCGTCGACATCGGGGTACGGGTCGAGACCAGAATTGAGCACTATCCCATCGTAAGGGATTATTATGACCCGAAGTTCTATTTCCCTGAGAAAGTGCGTACATTCTGTACCAACAGCGGGAATGCCCATGTGGTTCGTGAGCGGTATGCGACAAACAGAGGTGACCAGTGGTATTCGGTGAATGGACATGCCTTCGCTCCAGACAGCAAGCATGACAATGGATTGGTAAACTTCGCAATCCTGAAAACAGTACGGTTTACCGCTCCACTTGCCAGTGGACAGGCTTTCGCAGAGAATCTTGGACTGCAGGCTGCCCTTATGGGTGGCGGACAACCCCTGATGCAACGAGTTGGTGATTTCCGCCTCGGTTCAAGGAGCAAGGAAGCAAGCTTCAGCGGGGACCTCTATGACTTTGAGCCTACGCTGAAAACCTGTTGTCCTGGGGATATCTCCCTTGCAATTCCCGCGAAAATCCTTCGCGCTATCTGGAAAGCGATGAAAAACCTGGATACCATTGTACCGGGAGTGCTTCACCCTTCCACGATCATGTACTATCCTGAGATTAAACTCTATGCAAACAAACCAGCCTACCTGGATGAACGATTCCGCGTTAAAGAAGATATCTGGTTTGCTGGTGATGGTGCTGGCACAAGCCGCGGAATTACCGGAGCCTGGGCCAGCGGAATTCGGAGTGCGGAGGGAATCCTCGACACTCTATAA
- a CDS encoding alpha/beta hydrolase, with protein MKLIQIAVGPNQVPLTGYLQDITGDGGIRNIRPTIVICPGGGYRFRSERERDPVALHFLSMSYNVFILDYSVQEAAKDLNPLLEASDALIKIREHAFEWMCDPTRIAIMGFSAGGHLAASLALLHKHPMLAAKQKIVDENNKPDAAILCYPVITGGKYAHEESLDWVSGKEASLRSLLSLENQVTRDASPLFIWHTVTDESVPVENSLQLAVGLQKAKVPYELHLFENGDHGLSMCTEEVGTPHEACRQWVALASNWLNNRFTHTL; from the coding sequence ATGAAATTAATACAGATTGCTGTAGGACCAAACCAGGTCCCTCTTACAGGATACCTCCAGGATATCACCGGTGATGGGGGGATCAGGAATATTCGCCCGACAATTGTCATCTGCCCAGGGGGCGGTTATCGGTTTCGTTCTGAACGTGAACGTGACCCGGTTGCGTTGCACTTTCTTTCCATGAGCTACAATGTCTTCATACTGGACTATTCAGTACAGGAAGCGGCAAAGGATCTGAATCCCTTGCTTGAAGCCAGTGATGCCCTGATCAAGATTCGTGAACATGCATTTGAATGGATGTGTGATCCAACAAGGATAGCCATCATGGGTTTCAGCGCTGGTGGACATTTAGCAGCATCCTTGGCTCTCTTGCACAAGCACCCCATGCTCGCGGCAAAACAAAAGATTGTGGATGAGAACAACAAACCTGATGCTGCAATACTCTGCTATCCAGTGATCACCGGTGGGAAATATGCTCATGAGGAGAGCCTGGACTGGGTCAGTGGGAAAGAGGCGTCACTGCGCTCCCTCCTGAGCTTGGAGAACCAAGTAACCAGGGATGCTTCTCCCCTGTTCATATGGCACACTGTCACAGATGAGAGTGTGCCCGTGGAGAACAGCCTACAGTTGGCTGTAGGCCTGCAGAAAGCAAAGGTCCCCTACGAACTCCATCTGTTCGAAAACGGGGACCATGGTCTTTCGATGTGCACTGAGGAGGTAGGTACCCCTCATGAAGCGTGTCGCCAATGGGTAGCGCTTGCTTCCAATTGGCTGAACAACCGCTTCACACATACCTTATAG
- a CDS encoding solute carrier family 23 protein: MQTSTLFDLDGRAPLKQALPLAIQHVVAMIVGCVTPALILSRVANLNPQDSIILVQGALVIASLATFLQLFPIPGVLGSGLPVILGVSFAYLPSMQAIALGYDLATIFGSQLVGGLVAILVGIFVKQLRKFFPPLITGTVVFTIGLSLYPTAINYMAGGIGSPSYGSPLNWTLAFLTLAVVTVLNHLGRGIFKLASILIGIIAGYGLSLVFGIVDFSAINEARYFQAPELMHFGIKFDVAASFSMGILFAINAIQAIGDFTATTVGAMDREPTTKELRAGITGYGLTNILGSFMGGLPTATYSQNVGIVTTTRVINRFTLGLSAFILLLAGLIPKFSAVLTTIPQSVLGGATISVFASIAMTGMKLVVSEEMNYRNTSIVGLSAALGIGIAESSAALATFPVWFQSVFGQSPVVIATVVAVALNIMLPKRD; the protein is encoded by the coding sequence ATGCAAACTTCTACACTCTTTGACCTCGATGGCAGGGCTCCCCTAAAACAAGCTCTCCCACTTGCCATACAACATGTGGTTGCCATGATAGTTGGCTGTGTAACCCCAGCCTTGATCCTCAGCCGTGTTGCAAACCTCAATCCACAAGATTCCATCATTCTGGTCCAGGGAGCCTTGGTCATAGCAAGCTTGGCTACATTCCTTCAGCTCTTTCCCATCCCAGGAGTCCTTGGCTCGGGACTCCCTGTCATCCTGGGAGTAAGTTTTGCATATCTTCCGAGTATGCAAGCCATCGCATTGGGATATGATCTTGCGACTATCTTCGGCTCACAACTGGTAGGGGGGTTGGTAGCCATCCTTGTGGGAATATTTGTTAAGCAACTCAGAAAATTCTTTCCTCCCCTAATTACAGGAACCGTGGTATTCACCATCGGGCTTTCCCTCTATCCTACCGCCATCAACTACATGGCTGGAGGAATCGGAAGCCCTTCGTATGGCTCGCCACTGAACTGGACACTCGCCTTTCTCACCCTTGCAGTGGTAACCGTGCTCAATCATCTGGGGAGAGGAATCTTCAAGCTTGCGTCCATCCTTATCGGTATCATTGCGGGTTATGGACTCTCTCTTGTTTTTGGCATCGTGGACTTCTCCGCTATCAATGAAGCAAGATACTTCCAGGCACCAGAGCTTATGCATTTCGGTATCAAGTTCGATGTTGCTGCCAGTTTTTCCATGGGTATATTGTTTGCCATCAATGCCATCCAAGCCATCGGAGATTTCACAGCAACCACGGTTGGCGCGATGGACAGGGAACCCACGACAAAGGAATTGAGAGCAGGAATCACCGGCTATGGCCTTACCAATATCCTGGGATCCTTCATGGGAGGCCTTCCCACGGCAACCTACAGCCAAAATGTTGGTATAGTAACCACCACCCGTGTCATCAACCGTTTCACCCTTGGGCTTTCTGCCTTCATACTCTTACTTGCAGGACTGATCCCAAAGTTCAGTGCCGTCTTGACGACAATTCCCCAAAGTGTACTGGGAGGGGCTACAATCAGTGTATTTGCCTCAATTGCCATGACCGGTATGAAACTGGTAGTATCTGAGGAGATGAACTACCGAAATACGTCAATCGTAGGGCTCTCTGCAGCGCTGGGTATCGGAATAGCGGAATCATCGGCTGCCCTGGCAACCTTCCCCGTTTGGTTCCAGAGTGTGTTCGGACAGTCACCGGTGGTTATCGCAACAGTTGTTGCTGTTGCATTGAATATTATGTTACCGAAGAGGGATTAG
- a CDS encoding nucleoside hydrolase, with protein sequence MERVILDVDTGLDDAVALFLAAGLDTLHIEALIATNGNVGLEKTLENTLNIAETAGLECPVYKGAEKPLVREPVAAGDFHGESGLDGPVFSPRQRLAVQEENGIDVMIRLLHTHPGEITIISVGPLTDLALAMQRDEEVAQLAKQIIIMGGSFSNGNVTAFAEFNTYADPEAAQVVFSSGAKLVLFPLDCTRQVTLSPSRLEGYHAIKTNSAQVFAACMDTYQANYTRQRQGWPQMHDPLCVAYLADPQKVQTEYKRVWVDCQRGPSYGRTIKEETRNNDGVHIATSIDIPWFWSLVDEAFAVLP encoded by the coding sequence ATGGAACGAGTCATACTGGATGTTGATACTGGTCTTGATGATGCGGTTGCGCTGTTTCTCGCAGCAGGGTTGGATACACTTCATATAGAGGCGCTCATAGCCACGAACGGAAACGTAGGGTTGGAAAAAACCCTTGAAAACACACTGAATATTGCTGAAACTGCTGGATTGGAGTGCCCTGTCTATAAAGGAGCCGAAAAACCTCTGGTACGTGAACCAGTAGCTGCAGGGGATTTTCACGGGGAGTCGGGCCTTGATGGCCCTGTTTTCTCACCTCGACAGAGACTAGCAGTACAGGAAGAGAACGGTATCGATGTCATGATCAGGCTCTTGCATACACATCCAGGAGAGATAACCATCATCAGCGTTGGGCCGCTGACCGACCTTGCATTGGCTATGCAGAGAGATGAAGAGGTAGCACAACTTGCCAAGCAGATCATCATCATGGGAGGATCTTTCAGCAATGGAAATGTTACGGCATTTGCTGAATTCAACACCTATGCAGATCCTGAGGCAGCACAGGTTGTCTTCTCCAGTGGTGCCAAGTTGGTGCTCTTCCCCCTCGACTGTACCAGACAGGTTACCTTGAGCCCTTCACGCCTGGAAGGTTACCATGCGATCAAGACGAATTCGGCACAGGTATTTGCTGCTTGCATGGACACCTATCAGGCCAACTATACCCGCCAGAGGCAGGGTTGGCCACAAATGCACGACCCTTTATGTGTAGCCTATCTAGCCGACCCTCAAAAAGTACAGACCGAGTACAAGCGAGTCTGGGTTGATTGCCAGAGGGGACCTTCCTATGGAAGAACCATCAAGGAAGAGACAAGAAACAACGATGGAGTGCATATTGCCACCTCCATCGATATTCCTTGGTTCTGGTCGCTGGTTGATGAAGCTTTTGCTGTTCTCCCTTAG
- a CDS encoding NAD(P)H-dependent oxidoreductase codes for MDFIDAMQHRFACKRYDEQRNVSDAQLKQILEYGRLTPTSFGLELWSFHVVRSAEKKSALFHACFDQESVATSAFSIAVMVRKAAFANPDGDLVHSRGKRFPDSLDVFIDDYRPYYDYLKQEGRLDCWLKSQGYLAIANMMTGAAAMGIQSCAIEGFHEQQVLDVLSLDGHQWQASLLATFGYPSEAERPKIRERLEDLVVFH; via the coding sequence ATGGATTTTATCGATGCCATGCAACATCGTTTTGCTTGTAAACGCTATGATGAACAGAGAAATGTAAGTGATGCTCAACTGAAGCAGATCCTGGAATATGGCAGATTGACTCCCACGTCCTTTGGTCTTGAACTGTGGTCCTTTCATGTAGTGAGGAGTGCAGAGAAAAAATCAGCACTCTTTCATGCATGCTTTGACCAGGAGTCAGTGGCAACGAGTGCCTTCAGCATTGCTGTAATGGTGAGGAAAGCTGCATTTGCCAATCCTGATGGAGATCTGGTGCATAGCCGTGGAAAGCGATTTCCCGATTCCCTGGATGTGTTCATTGACGATTATCGTCCCTACTATGATTATCTCAAACAGGAAGGACGTTTGGACTGTTGGCTGAAGAGCCAGGGATATCTAGCGATAGCCAATATGATGACAGGGGCGGCAGCGATGGGTATCCAAAGCTGTGCCATTGAAGGTTTTCATGAACAACAGGTGCTTGATGTACTGTCACTCGATGGGCATCAGTGGCAAGCTTCCTTGCTCGCAACCTTCGGCTATCCATCTGAAGCAGAACGGCCAAAGATTCGCGAGCGCTTGGAAGACCTGGTCGTCTTTCACTAA
- a CDS encoding purine-nucleoside phosphorylase, protein MTPHNRASKADIAPVVLAPGDPLRAKLVAEHFLEDARLVTDVRNVLGYTGVYNHMPVSVLSTGMGGPSVGIYSYELFTEYGVDAIIRIGTCGGLQPSIAVGDLIVAMTASTDSNWAHQYNLKGSLSPVCDSNLLLRALAVAKKLEIPMHAGMVFSSDLFSSYNALGEDSWQAWARMGALAQDMETYALYSTAAWTGKHALSLLTMTDSCVTGQGFGDEMRAVGLYPMIEVALQVASEVR, encoded by the coding sequence ATGACTCCTCACAATAGAGCTTCCAAGGCAGATATTGCACCTGTGGTGCTTGCTCCTGGGGACCCTTTACGAGCAAAACTGGTGGCTGAACACTTCCTTGAAGATGCTCGTCTGGTCACCGATGTGAGAAATGTTCTTGGATATACAGGCGTCTACAACCATATGCCGGTCTCAGTACTCTCTACGGGGATGGGTGGCCCTTCAGTTGGTATATACAGCTATGAACTGTTCACCGAGTATGGCGTCGATGCCATCATCCGTATCGGGACCTGTGGAGGCTTGCAACCATCCATCGCTGTGGGTGATCTGATTGTTGCAATGACTGCAAGTACTGATAGTAACTGGGCTCATCAATATAACTTGAAGGGAAGTCTCAGCCCTGTTTGCGATTCCAATTTATTGTTAAGGGCACTTGCGGTAGCCAAGAAGCTTGAGATACCCATGCATGCCGGTATGGTGTTTTCCAGTGACCTCTTTTCTTCCTACAATGCACTGGGAGAGGATAGTTGGCAGGCTTGGGCAAGGATGGGTGCTTTGGCACAGGATATGGAAACCTATGCTTTGTACAGTACCGCTGCATGGACAGGGAAACATGCATTGAGTCTGCTTACCATGACAGACAGTTGCGTAACCGGTCAGGGTTTTGGTGATGAGATGCGCGCAGTAGGCTTATACCCCATGATTGAGGTCGCCTTACAGGTTGCGAGTGAGGTGCGCTGA
- a CDS encoding ABC transporter permease: protein MSMILGMLPSVLMIVAPILITAIGGMICEKSGVVNIALEGLMAIGACTAAAAHVLMEMAGVPQTLSLFLALAMGFVVGGLFSLIHAVAAINLNADQTISGTGINLLSTGVTIFASQILFNADRTKEFMMGMQTDALGIYPTAYIAVAVVVLSWIMLYKLPFGMHLRACGEHPGAAESVGINVKKMRYFAVVSSGVLAGLAGGCVVLTQTIQYTSNTINGRGFIALAAVSFGRWSPLGVTGAAFLFGTAQAFAIIANNIPALKALPSEVFNILPYVVTLVALVLSSGKNYAPRAAGKPYEKGAS from the coding sequence ATGAGTATGATACTTGGAATGCTACCTTCTGTATTGATGATTGTGGCCCCCATTCTCATCACCGCCATCGGTGGGATGATCTGTGAGAAATCTGGGGTTGTAAACATAGCCTTGGAAGGCCTTATGGCGATCGGTGCATGTACAGCGGCAGCTGCACATGTCCTGATGGAGATGGCCGGGGTTCCTCAAACACTTTCCCTCTTCCTGGCCTTGGCCATGGGGTTTGTAGTTGGGGGGCTGTTCTCCCTTATCCATGCTGTGGCAGCAATTAATCTTAATGCTGACCAGACCATCAGTGGTACCGGTATCAACCTGCTCTCCACTGGTGTAACAATTTTTGCCAGCCAGATTCTCTTCAATGCTGACAGAACCAAGGAGTTCATGATGGGCATGCAGACCGATGCACTTGGCATCTACCCGACTGCCTACATTGCCGTCGCAGTTGTAGTCCTCTCATGGATCATGCTCTATAAGCTTCCCTTCGGTATGCACCTCAGAGCATGTGGCGAACATCCTGGAGCTGCTGAAAGTGTCGGTATCAACGTGAAAAAGATGCGCTATTTTGCAGTTGTTTCCAGTGGTGTCCTTGCAGGACTTGCAGGTGGTTGTGTAGTGCTCACCCAGACCATCCAGTATACGAGCAATACCATCAATGGTCGTGGGTTTATCGCACTTGCTGCTGTTTCTTTCGGTCGTTGGAGCCCCTTGGGGGTAACCGGTGCAGCTTTCCTCTTTGGAACAGCACAGGCTTTTGCCATCATCGCGAACAACATACCGGCTTTGAAGGCTCTTCCTTCGGAAGTCTTCAATATTCTCCCTTATGTCGTGACGCTCGTGGCATTGGTGCTTTCCAGTGGCAAGAACTATGCGCCACGAGCTGCAGGTAAGCCATATGAGAAGGGGGCAAGCTGA